From Candidatus Xianfuyuplasma coldseepsis:
GTACATCAGATGACATCAATTATCTTGCATCGATTGGTATCAATCCGAAAAACTACACCATCAGCTATCTCGACCTTTCCACAGGAGATACGTACAGTATCCTGCTCCCGAAAGATCTCAATATCCTAATCAATGAATTATTGCAAATTCAACCAAAAGAAATCATCATCGCCAATACCATCGATGAGAGTCATTTGGAACAATATATCAAATCCGAAGGTGTCCTCGTCTCGTATAATAGCGATATTGATGTCCCTAGTGTCTTTGATCATCTCTATCAGACACTTCCCTCAAAAGAAGAGAAAAAGACCTTTAAACGTCTATTAAACTATATTATCAAGACCCAAAAACGAGAATTAATGCATCTAAAAGATGTCACCATTTTGGAAGCGTCCAGTTATCTTCGGATGGATTCCAATACCGTTAAAAATCTTGAAATTACCGAAACCATGCGATCGAACAACCGCATTGGCAGTTTGTTTTGGTTGATGGATCATTGCGAAACCGCAATGGGGAGTCGTTATTTAAAGAAACAACTATTACGACCTTTGGTAAACAAGAATACAATCATTACTCGGTACGATACAATTGATGTCCTCAATAACGAATTTATCGTGAAACAAGAACTACGCGACCTATTAAAAAACGTCTATGATTTGGAACGGATTGTCGGTCGCATCAGTTATGGGAATACCAATGCGAAAGACATGGTCCAATTGCGACGAAGTCTATCCATCTTACCAGAGTTAAAAGAAAAACTACTCGCACTTAAGACGCCACATACAACGTTTTTAGCCGATACCATCGATCCCTTACGTCCATTGTATGATGTGTTAGAACGTGCCATCGAAGACGACCCACCCCTCACAATCAAAGAAGGGGGCATCATCAAAGAAGGATATAACGCTGATCTGGATGCGATTAAAAACAGTGCTTTAAATGTCAAAGAGTGGTTGCATGAACTCGCCGAACAAGAACGTGAAAAGACCGGTATCAAGAAACTGAAGATTGGGTATAACCGTGTTTTCGGGTATTATATTGAAATCCCCAAAGGTCAAGTCGCCAATGTCAAAGATGAATTTGGCTATACTCGAAAACAAACCTTAACCAATAGTGAACGCTACATCACCGAAGAACTCAAACAAAAGGAAACGATTATTTTAAGCAGTGAGGAAAAAAGCATTCAACTGGAATATGAACTATTTATCGAGCTCCGGGATCAAGCACGAGGCTATATTCACACCATCCAGCAAAATGCGAATATCTTAAGTGAAGTCGATATGTTAATCAGTCTATCAATTAGTAGCGAAGAACTCAATCTCGTTCGCCCTGTCTTAAACGATGATAACACGATTGAAA
This genomic window contains:
- the mutS gene encoding DNA mismatch repair protein MutS — its product is MDAIDKSQYTPMMRQYLTIKEDYNDAIVFFRLGDFYEMFFTDAYLASRELEIQLTGRDAGAKERVPMCGVPHHAADAYIERLIQKGYKVAICEQVEDPATAKGIVKRDVVRLITPGTYMEGTSDDINYLASIGINPKNYTISYLDLSTGDTYSILLPKDLNILINELLQIQPKEIIIANTIDESHLEQYIKSEGVLVSYNSDIDVPSVFDHLYQTLPSKEEKKTFKRLLNYIIKTQKRELMHLKDVTILEASSYLRMDSNTVKNLEITETMRSNNRIGSLFWLMDHCETAMGSRYLKKQLLRPLVNKNTIITRYDTIDVLNNEFIVKQELRDLLKNVYDLERIVGRISYGNTNAKDMVQLRRSLSILPELKEKLLALKTPHTTFLADTIDPLRPLYDVLERAIEDDPPLTIKEGGIIKEGYNADLDAIKNSALNVKEWLHELAEQEREKTGIKKLKIGYNRVFGYYIEIPKGQVANVKDEFGYTRKQTLTNSERYITEELKQKETIILSSEEKSIQLEYELFIELRDQARGYIHTIQQNANILSEVDMLISLSISSEELNLVRPVLNDDNTIEITDSRHPIVEKVLTDDVFVPNDIVLNKHTDILLITGPNMSGKSTYMRQMAITAILAQIGSFVPAKEAHIPVFDAIYTRIGAADDLVSGKSTFMVEMLDANNAIQHATTNSLILFDEIGRGTATYDGMALAQAIIEYIHEKIGAKTLFSTHYHELTDLDKSLSKLRNVHVSAKDQNGTILFLHKVKEGPTDKSYGINVASLANLPQGLIERSKMILNNLEEQHDQLIDHSSINLFNFDDFETDNSEPEIKDEIIQLLEDIDIDELTPLEALNLLHKIIQKL